From one Synechocystis sp. PCC 6803 substr. PCC-P genomic stretch:
- the lhgO gene encoding L-2-hydroxyglutarate oxidase, which produces MASYDITIIGGGIVGLATGLFIGRRFPQYKLLILEKEADPAHHQTGHNSGVIHSGIYYKPGSFKAQFTKAGNQSMVEFCQEHALPYEVCGKVIVATKPEELPLLENLFNRGQANGLKVKKLSAEQVKEYEPHVQCLGGIHVFTSGIVNYKLVCQKYAELIQVQGGEIKFNHRVNGIVTQANGHSLITNQGNFFSRFLINCGGLQSDRLAKMAGINPDAKIVPFRGEYYELKPEKRYLVKGLIYPVPNPAFPFLGVHFTRMIDGSIHAGPNAVLSLKREGYRKTDFDWGDFTEVMAYAGFWKLVGKHWQEGLQEVIRSFSKAAFVRSLQELIPEVTADDILPNPAGVRAQALKNDGALVEDFLIVPGPNSLQVLNAPSPAATASLEIGQAIAAQVPAL; this is translated from the coding sequence ATGGCTTCCTATGACATCACAATTATCGGCGGTGGCATTGTCGGTTTGGCCACGGGGTTATTTATTGGTCGCCGCTTTCCCCAATACAAATTGTTGATTTTAGAAAAAGAAGCGGACCCAGCCCACCATCAAACGGGGCACAATAGCGGTGTCATTCACTCTGGTATTTACTACAAACCTGGCAGCTTTAAGGCCCAGTTCACTAAAGCTGGTAACCAGAGCATGGTGGAATTTTGCCAAGAGCACGCCTTACCCTACGAGGTTTGTGGCAAAGTCATTGTAGCTACTAAACCTGAGGAATTACCGTTATTAGAAAATTTATTTAACCGGGGTCAAGCCAATGGCTTAAAAGTTAAAAAACTTAGTGCAGAACAAGTTAAGGAATACGAACCCCATGTGCAATGTTTGGGAGGAATTCATGTATTCACCTCTGGCATTGTTAATTACAAACTGGTTTGTCAAAAATATGCGGAACTAATTCAGGTCCAGGGAGGGGAAATTAAGTTTAACCATCGAGTCAATGGCATTGTTACCCAGGCTAACGGACATAGTTTGATCACTAACCAGGGGAATTTTTTTAGTCGTTTTCTGATCAATTGTGGTGGTCTCCAGAGCGATCGCCTGGCCAAAATGGCGGGCATTAACCCCGATGCTAAAATTGTGCCTTTTCGGGGAGAATATTATGAGTTGAAGCCAGAGAAAAGATATTTAGTCAAAGGTTTAATTTACCCGGTACCTAATCCGGCTTTTCCCTTTTTAGGGGTGCATTTCACCCGCATGATTGATGGCAGTATCCACGCTGGCCCCAATGCGGTGCTGAGTTTGAAACGGGAAGGTTATCGCAAAACGGATTTTGATTGGGGAGATTTTACCGAAGTGATGGCCTATGCTGGCTTTTGGAAGTTGGTGGGTAAACATTGGCAAGAAGGCTTACAGGAAGTTATTCGCTCCTTTAGTAAGGCGGCCTTTGTGCGGAGTTTACAGGAATTAATTCCGGAAGTGACAGCGGACGATATTCTTCCCAATCCAGCGGGGGTGAGGGCCCAGGCTTTGAAAAATGATGGGGCTTTGGTGGAGGATTTTCTGATTGTCCCCGGTCCTAATTCTCTCCAGGTGCTCAATGCTCCTTCCCCAGCGGCCACCGCTTCCTTAGAAATTGGCCAGGCGATCGCCGCCCAGGTACCAGCGCTGTAA